The following coding sequences are from one Devosia neptuniae window:
- a CDS encoding nucleotidyltransferase family protein — translation MSEPRFPDVMLLAAGLGTRLRPLTDSVPKPLVPVLGVPLIERIMANARAEGAKRFVANAHYRADQLLAHFGGLLKVSREDDLLGTGGGIKRALPMLHSDPIFVMNTDAFWPEGQDQPLGRMIGRFEAEDEAVVLLCVHPRRATGFDRSHDFCLDPMGRITRDYGAPVIYGGVALLGKSWFADAADGAFSLNDIFEAALEREALFGVALDADWYHVGDPQALAETERLLAR, via the coding sequence ATGAGTGAACCCCGATTCCCCGATGTGATGCTGCTGGCGGCGGGCCTGGGCACGCGGCTGCGGCCCTTGACCGACAGCGTGCCCAAGCCGCTGGTGCCGGTGCTGGGCGTGCCGCTGATCGAGCGGATCATGGCCAATGCGCGAGCCGAGGGCGCCAAGCGCTTTGTCGCCAATGCCCATTATCGGGCCGATCAGCTGCTGGCCCATTTCGGCGGGCTGCTCAAGGTCAGCCGCGAGGATGATCTGCTGGGAACTGGGGGCGGCATCAAGCGGGCGCTGCCCATGCTGCATTCGGACCCGATTTTCGTGATGAATACCGACGCCTTCTGGCCGGAGGGGCAGGACCAGCCGCTGGGGCGGATGATCGGGCGGTTCGAGGCTGAAGACGAGGCCGTGGTGCTGCTGTGCGTACACCCGCGGCGGGCGACCGGATTTGATCGCAGCCACGATTTTTGCCTCGACCCCATGGGGCGGATCACCCGCGACTATGGCGCCCCGGTGATTTACGGTGGGGTGGCGCTGCTGGGCAAAAGCTGGTTCGCCGACGCTGCCGACGGGGCGTTTTCGCTGAACGATATTTTCGAAGCGGCGCTGGAGCGCGAAGCCCTGTTTGGCGTGGCGCTGGACGCCGATTGGTATCATGTGGGCGATCCCCAGGCGCTGGCCGAGACCGAACGGCTTTTGGCGCGATGA
- the pheT gene encoding phenylalanine--tRNA ligase subunit beta: MKFTLDWLKEHLDTTATVEEIGTALTSVGLELEGVENQGKALSAFVVAHVVLSEPHPNSDHLNICKVDAGTGELIDVVCGAPNCVTGMKSVFAFPGTYIPGKDFELKAGVSIRGAPSNGMLCSAAELELSNEHDGIIELPADAPIGQKYVDYAGINGVVFDIAITPNRGDATGVYGVARDLAAFGLGTLKATDMSPVPSKGQSPIAPLPLLFSADEPKAIRKFGGRYIKGVRNGPSPDWLQQRLRAVGLRPINAIVDITNLVSLGWGRPLHAYDADKIAGAPLLRNAKPGEAFDALDNKIYALDETMTVIADDIGALCLGGVMGGIRSSVTEGTTNVFMECASWDPELIARTGRKTGIVSDARYRLERSVDPALTEPGLELATRLVLELCGGEPMEPAISGEDVFPDTVVEFPLGEVKRLTGLELGAERIEAILTSLGFVLSGTGETRTVNVPSWRPDVTQKADLVEEVMRMVGVDNVPVEPLPRLNHVAQRMLTSIQNRRRIARRALAARGLDEAVTWSFIPHAEAVRFGGGQESLQLANAIASDMTDMRPSLLPGLLAAARRNANRGTSDLALFEVGQVFLSDTPDGQHTYATGIRTGTAKLSGAGRHWSGKAEPVGVFDAKADLGAVLDALGVDIDKVQIFAEPAPWSHPGRGGRIALNPKVTLGWFGELHPAWAAELDIEGPVSGFELDLDALPEARKKATKTKPALTLSGQMPLSRDFAFVVDRGVTAATILKAARGADKGLIRDVSVFDVFEGSHVGEGKKSVAIEVTLQPLDKTLTDEEIDKVSASVVAAVTKASGGVLRA; encoded by the coding sequence ATGAAATTCACCCTCGATTGGCTCAAGGAGCATCTCGACACCACCGCCACGGTGGAGGAGATCGGCACGGCGCTGACCTCGGTCGGGCTGGAACTGGAAGGCGTCGAAAACCAGGGCAAGGCGCTCTCGGCCTTTGTCGTGGCCCATGTGGTGCTGTCCGAACCCCATCCCAATTCCGACCACCTCAATATCTGCAAGGTCGATGCGGGTACGGGCGAATTGATCGACGTGGTCTGCGGCGCGCCCAATTGCGTGACCGGGATGAAATCGGTGTTCGCTTTCCCCGGTACCTATATTCCGGGCAAGGATTTCGAGCTCAAGGCCGGTGTCAGCATCCGCGGCGCGCCCTCCAATGGCATGCTGTGCTCGGCCGCCGAACTCGAACTTTCCAACGAACATGACGGCATTATCGAGCTGCCGGCGGATGCCCCGATTGGCCAGAAGTATGTCGACTATGCCGGGATCAATGGCGTGGTGTTCGATATCGCCATCACCCCCAATCGCGGTGATGCCACCGGGGTTTATGGCGTGGCGCGGGACTTGGCAGCATTCGGGCTGGGGACGCTGAAAGCCACGGATATGTCGCCGGTGCCATCCAAGGGCCAGAGCCCGATTGCGCCGCTGCCCCTGCTGTTCTCGGCTGACGAGCCCAAGGCGATCCGCAAATTTGGCGGGCGCTATATCAAGGGCGTCAGGAACGGACCATCGCCCGATTGGCTGCAGCAGCGCCTGCGCGCCGTGGGCCTGCGCCCGATCAACGCCATTGTCGACATTACCAACCTGGTCTCGTTGGGCTGGGGCCGACCGCTGCATGCCTATGATGCCGACAAGATTGCCGGCGCCCCACTGCTGCGCAATGCCAAGCCCGGCGAAGCCTTCGACGCGCTGGACAACAAGATCTATGCGCTGGACGAGACCATGACGGTGATTGCCGACGATATCGGCGCGCTGTGCCTGGGCGGTGTGATGGGCGGCATTCGGTCGAGCGTGACCGAGGGCACCACCAATGTCTTCATGGAATGCGCCAGCTGGGACCCCGAACTGATTGCCCGCACCGGCCGCAAGACCGGCATCGTTTCGGATGCCCGCTATCGGCTGGAGCGCTCGGTCGATCCGGCGCTGACCGAGCCAGGGCTGGAACTGGCGACACGCCTCGTGCTCGAACTGTGCGGCGGCGAGCCGATGGAGCCGGCGATTTCGGGCGAGGATGTCTTCCCCGACACCGTTGTTGAATTCCCGCTGGGTGAGGTCAAGCGCCTGACCGGGCTGGAGCTTGGCGCGGAGCGGATCGAGGCGATCCTGACGTCGCTGGGTTTCGTGCTGTCGGGTACGGGCGAGACGCGGACGGTCAACGTGCCGAGCTGGCGGCCGGATGTGACGCAGAAGGCGGACCTGGTCGAAGAAGTGATGCGCATGGTGGGCGTGGACAATGTGCCCGTCGAGCCGCTGCCGCGGCTCAACCACGTGGCGCAGCGTATGCTGACCAGCATCCAGAACCGCCGCCGCATCGCTCGCCGGGCACTGGCAGCGCGCGGGCTGGATGAAGCGGTGACCTGGTCGTTCATTCCCCATGCCGAGGCGGTGCGCTTCGGCGGCGGGCAGGAAAGCCTGCAATTGGCCAATGCCATTGCCTCGGACATGACCGACATGCGGCCTTCCTTGCTGCCGGGGCTGCTGGCGGCGGCGCGGCGCAATGCCAATCGCGGTACAAGCGATCTGGCGCTGTTCGAGGTCGGCCAGGTGTTCCTGAGCGACACGCCGGACGGGCAGCACACTTATGCCACCGGCATTCGCACCGGCACCGCCAAGCTGAGCGGCGCCGGCCGCCATTGGAGCGGCAAGGCCGAGCCGGTGGGCGTGTTCGACGCCAAGGCCGATCTCGGTGCTGTGCTCGATGCCTTGGGTGTCGATATCGACAAGGTGCAGATTTTTGCCGAGCCGGCGCCCTGGAGCCATCCCGGCCGCGGCGGACGTATTGCGCTCAACCCCAAGGTGACCCTGGGCTGGTTTGGCGAATTGCACCCGGCCTGGGCGGCCGAGCTCGATATCGAAGGGCCGGTCTCGGGATTCGAACTTGATCTGGATGCCCTGCCCGAAGCGCGCAAGAAGGCGACCAAGACCAAGCCGGCGCTGACGCTGTCGGGACAGATGCCACTATCGCGCGATTTCGCCTTTGTGGTCGATCGGGGCGTGACGGCCGCGACGATTCTGAAGGCGGCCCGCGGGGCCGACAAGGGGCTGATCCGCGATGTGAGCGTGTTCGACGTGTTCGAAGGCAGCCATGTGGGCGAGGGCAAAAAGTCGGTCGCTATCGAAGTGACATTGCAGCCTCTGGACAAGACGCTGACAGACGAGGAAATCGACAAGGTCTCCGCGTCCGTGGTGGCGGCGGTGACCAAGGCGAGTGGCGGGGTGCTGCGGGCATAG
- a CDS encoding 3'-5' exoribonuclease, translated as MSDIPLDPIFIVTDIESDGPTPLHNSMLSFASVAIEADGTRHGEFEAQLTQRPDRTTNEQTMAWWATQPEAWAATTANAEEPSVVMPRFADWVESLPGPKVFVAAPMIFDGLWMDHYLDEFAGTRVLSGPFKSRQIFKGGGVCLYTMAGTLRGAPYLDWGMSKLPAEFYGHIAHTHKAIDDARGFAHVLVELFKISRALPPITGSKSDFR; from the coding sequence ATGAGCGACATTCCGCTCGATCCGATCTTCATCGTCACCGATATCGAAAGCGATGGGCCGACGCCGCTGCATAATTCCATGCTGAGTTTTGCTTCGGTCGCCATCGAGGCCGATGGCACGCGCCATGGCGAGTTCGAGGCGCAGCTGACGCAGCGGCCGGATCGGACCACCAATGAGCAGACCATGGCCTGGTGGGCGACCCAGCCCGAGGCCTGGGCGGCAACCACTGCCAATGCCGAAGAACCATCCGTTGTCATGCCGCGCTTTGCCGATTGGGTGGAAAGCCTGCCGGGGCCAAAGGTGTTTGTTGCTGCGCCGATGATTTTCGACGGGCTGTGGATGGACCATTACCTGGACGAATTCGCCGGCACGCGCGTGCTGAGCGGGCCGTTCAAGAGCCGGCAGATTTTCAAAGGCGGCGGGGTGTGCCTTTACACCATGGCCGGCACTTTGCGCGGCGCGCCCTATCTCGATTGGGGCATGAGCAAGCTGCCGGCCGAATTTTACGGCCACATCGCCCATACTCATAAAGCCATCGATGATGCGCGGGGCTTTGCCCATGTGCTGGTCGAATTGTTCAAGATTTCCCGTGCCCTGCCGCCGATCACCGGCAGCAAGTCCGATTTCCGCTAA
- the pheS gene encoding phenylalanine--tRNA ligase subunit alpha — MSLDSQIDTLRAELSAAIANAGDDAALDTVRVAALGKKGSVSALLASLGSMAPDERKSAGPAINGLKQEIAGLIEAKSGALKAAALDARLKAETVDITLPLPAAPTARGRIHPISQTIDEITAIFSDMGFSIAEGPDIETDYFNFTALNFPEGHPAREMHDTFFMKPGADGVKKVLRTHTSPVQMRVMQRTNEKPAASYLTPPMDPPIRVVMPGRTYRNDSDQTHTPMFHQVEGLVIDKSSHIGQLRWVLEEFLKAYFEVPNVTLRFRPSFFPFTEPSMEVDVQCDRSGNEVKIGEGSDWLEILGCGMVHPNVIRNAGLDPDVYQGFAWGMGIDRIAMLKYGMPDLRAFFDADQRWLDHYGFRPLDLPTLFGGLSS; from the coding sequence ATGTCCCTCGATAGCCAGATCGACACCCTCCGCGCCGAACTTTCGGCCGCCATTGCCAATGCCGGCGACGATGCCGCGCTCGACACTGTGCGTGTTGCGGCCCTGGGCAAGAAGGGCAGCGTTTCCGCACTCCTCGCATCGCTGGGCTCCATGGCCCCGGACGAGCGCAAAAGCGCGGGTCCGGCCATCAATGGGCTCAAGCAGGAGATTGCCGGGCTGATCGAAGCCAAGAGCGGCGCGCTCAAGGCGGCAGCGCTCGACGCGCGGCTCAAGGCCGAAACGGTCGATATCACCCTGCCCTTGCCCGCAGCACCCACGGCGCGCGGCCGCATCCATCCGATCAGCCAGACCATTGACGAGATCACCGCGATCTTTTCGGACATGGGCTTCTCGATCGCCGAAGGGCCCGATATCGAGACCGATTATTTCAACTTCACCGCGCTCAATTTCCCCGAAGGCCATCCGGCCCGGGAAATGCACGACACTTTCTTCATGAAGCCGGGCGCCGATGGCGTCAAAAAAGTGCTGCGCACGCACACCTCGCCGGTGCAGATGCGGGTGATGCAGCGGACCAATGAAAAGCCGGCCGCCAGCTATCTGACCCCGCCGATGGATCCGCCGATCCGCGTGGTGATGCCGGGCCGCACCTATCGCAATGACTCAGACCAGACCCATACCCCGATGTTCCATCAGGTCGAGGGGCTGGTGATCGACAAGTCGAGCCATATCGGACAGCTGCGCTGGGTGCTGGAGGAATTCCTCAAGGCCTATTTCGAAGTGCCCAACGTGACGCTGCGCTTCCGCCCCAGCTTCTTCCCCTTCACCGAACCCTCGATGGAAGTGGACGTGCAATGCGACCGCTCGGGCAATGAGGTCAAGATCGGCGAAGGCAGCGATTGGCTCGAAATCCTGGGCTGCGGCATGGTGCATCCCAATGTGATCCGCAACGCGGGGCTCGATCCCGACGTCTATCAGGGCTTTGCCTGGGGCATGGGCATCGACCGTATCGCCATGCTGAAATACGGCATGCCCGATCTGCGCGCCTTCTTCGACGCCGACCAACGCTGGCTCGACCATTACGGCTTCCGCCCGCTCGACCTGCCGACGCTGTTCGGGGGGCTGAGCAGCTAA
- the rplT gene encoding 50S ribosomal protein L20: protein MSRVKRGVTNHARHKKVLKAAEGYYGRRKSTIRIAKQAVEKAGQYAYRDRRVKKRNFRALWIQRINAAVRDYGLTYGRFIDGLSKAEVAVDRKVLSDLAITQPEAFGVLVEKAKAALAYLEGVEKTTHERVSA, encoded by the coding sequence ATGTCACGCGTTAAAAGAGGCGTTACCAACCACGCCCGTCACAAAAAAGTTTTGAAGGCTGCGGAGGGCTATTATGGCCGCCGCAAGTCTACGATCCGTATCGCCAAGCAGGCCGTCGAAAAGGCCGGCCAGTACGCGTATCGCGATCGTCGCGTCAAGAAGCGCAATTTCCGCGCCCTGTGGATCCAGCGTATCAACGCTGCCGTGCGCGATTACGGCCTGACCTATGGCCGATTTATCGACGGCCTCAGCAAGGCTGAGGTTGCCGTCGACCGCAAGGTGCTGAGCGATCTCGCGATCACCCAGCCCGAAGCGTTCGGCGTGCTGGTCGAAAAGGCCAAGGCAGCACTCGCGTATCTCGAAGGCGTCGAAAAGACGACCCACGAGCGCGTCTCCGCCTAA
- the rpmI gene encoding 50S ribosomal protein L35, producing MPKMKTKSGAKKRFSFTATGRVKAGVAGKRHRLINHNAKYIRTNRGTKILSKGDEGLVKWYMPYNR from the coding sequence ATGCCCAAGATGAAGACGAAATCTGGCGCGAAAAAGCGTTTCAGTTTCACAGCGACCGGTCGCGTCAAGGCTGGTGTCGCAGGCAAGCGTCACCGTTTGATCAACCACAACGCAAAGTACATCCGCACCAACCGCGGCACCAAGATCCTGTCCAAGGGCGACGAGGGTCTGGTCAAGTGGTACATGCCGTACAACCGCTAA
- a CDS encoding MFS transporter: MSRPANRWLTLLAVMLAFVPIVVDMTILHIAVPSLTLALGASGTEILWIIDIYPLMMAGLLVPMGTLADRVGHRRMMLVGLAIFILASVLAAFAPNAMALIGARVILALGASMVMPSILAIIRQTFEDDRERAIALGLWGTVGSAGAALGPLAGGVLLEHFWWGSVFLVNVPIMLVVWPLAYFAVPRRQPRGGGNWTIGQALILIGGLIASVYAIKSGFKAGSSPLVTGATLVAGLGLLLWFARQQLTAASPMLDLSLFTRPALSMGMIIALVVSGSLAGVELTIAQELQFVVGKSPLEAGLFMLPLVVASALGGPLAGYLSNRLGLRAVAVLSLAAAAAALAGLGVSDFHQPGLGVIVFMVLLGLSLSIGLTASSIAIMGSAPPEKAGAAGSLEATGYELGAGLGITFFGVLLAASYGAGMVVPQNLAGLVPEGARHSIGEAMVAANGLDGANGNALARAAREAFSSAHGTVLLTAASLIAVLAVTVLIALRNYREPKGGMANSHG, translated from the coding sequence ATGTCTCGCCCCGCCAATCGTTGGCTCACCCTGCTCGCCGTCATGCTGGCTTTCGTGCCGATCGTGGTCGATATGACGATCCTGCATATTGCCGTGCCATCGCTGACGCTCGCTTTGGGCGCCAGCGGCACCGAGATCTTGTGGATCATCGATATCTATCCGCTGATGATGGCGGGGCTATTGGTGCCAATGGGTACGCTGGCCGACCGGGTCGGTCACCGCCGCATGATGCTGGTTGGGTTGGCGATCTTTATTCTCGCCTCGGTGCTGGCCGCTTTTGCACCCAATGCCATGGCACTGATCGGCGCGCGGGTTATCCTGGCTTTGGGCGCCTCCATGGTCATGCCCTCCATTCTCGCCATCATCCGACAGACCTTCGAGGATGATCGCGAACGCGCCATTGCGCTGGGCCTGTGGGGTACAGTGGGCTCGGCCGGCGCGGCTCTGGGGCCGCTGGCGGGCGGCGTTCTGCTCGAGCATTTCTGGTGGGGCTCGGTGTTCCTGGTCAATGTGCCGATCATGCTGGTGGTATGGCCGCTGGCCTATTTTGCTGTGCCCAGGCGCCAGCCACGGGGCGGCGGCAATTGGACCATTGGGCAGGCGCTGATCCTGATCGGCGGTCTGATCGCCAGTGTCTACGCCATCAAATCGGGGTTCAAGGCGGGGTCTTCGCCGCTGGTGACCGGCGCGACGCTGGTGGCCGGGTTGGGCCTGCTGCTCTGGTTTGCTCGCCAGCAATTGACCGCGGCTTCGCCCATGCTGGATCTGAGCCTCTTCACCCGGCCGGCCCTTTCCATGGGCATGATTATCGCGCTGGTGGTGTCCGGCTCGCTGGCCGGGGTGGAGCTGACCATTGCGCAGGAGCTGCAATTTGTGGTTGGCAAATCTCCGCTCGAGGCGGGGCTGTTCATGCTGCCGCTGGTGGTCGCTTCGGCGCTGGGCGGGCCGCTGGCGGGCTATCTGAGCAATCGTCTGGGTCTGCGGGCGGTGGCAGTGCTGTCGCTGGCGGCGGCGGCTGCTGCATTGGCCGGGCTGGGCGTGAGCGATTTCCATCAGCCGGGGCTGGGCGTGATCGTCTTTATGGTCCTGCTGGGCCTCTCGCTCAGCATCGGGCTGACGGCTTCATCCATCGCCATTATGGGCAGTGCGCCACCCGAGAAGGCGGGCGCCGCCGGCTCACTCGAAGCCACTGGTTACGAGCTGGGCGCGGGACTGGGCATCACCTTCTTCGGCGTGCTGCTGGCGGCCAGCTATGGCGCCGGCATGGTGGTGCCGCAGAATCTGGCCGGGCTGGTGCCCGAAGGCGCCCGCCACTCCATCGGCGAGGCGATGGTGGCGGCCAATGGGTTGGATGGCGCCAATGGGAATGCCCTGGCCCGGGCGGCGCGGGAGGCGTTTTCCAGCGCCCATGGCACGGTCTTGCTGACCGCGGCCAGCCTGATCGCTGTGCTGGCCGTGACGGTGCTGATTGCCCTGCGCAATTATCGCGAGCCCAAGGGCGGAATGGCCAATAGCCACGGGTAA
- a CDS encoding TetR/AcrR family transcriptional regulator, which produces MMGRRQTIDRGTILDAAEQVVLRDGAAHLTIDAVAAEAGVSKGGVLYAYASKDILIDAMLERVVAVYDKLAEQFLAEAGDHSERHILAHVQASAGADPTSGGRAAALMASFIRSPQFRSSTIDYYRGLFARIDPATERGRRARLALLAAEGAFTLRGFGLHPFSDAEWQTIHDDIIAVLLS; this is translated from the coding sequence ATGATGGGCCGACGCCAGACGATCGATCGCGGCACGATTCTGGATGCCGCCGAACAGGTGGTGCTGCGCGATGGCGCGGCCCATCTCACCATCGATGCGGTGGCGGCCGAGGCGGGGGTCAGCAAGGGCGGCGTGCTCTATGCCTATGCCAGCAAGGACATATTGATCGACGCCATGCTGGAGCGGGTCGTTGCCGTCTATGACAAGCTGGCCGAACAATTCCTGGCCGAGGCCGGGGATCACTCCGAGCGCCACATCCTGGCTCATGTGCAGGCCAGCGCGGGCGCAGATCCCACCAGCGGTGGGCGGGCGGCCGCACTGATGGCCAGCTTCATCCGCTCCCCGCAATTTCGCAGCAGCACGATCGATTATTATCGCGGGCTCTTTGCCCGCATCGATCCTGCAACCGAACGCGGCCGGCGCGCCCGCCTGGCGCTCCTCGCCGCCGAAGGCGCTTTCACGCTGCGGGGCTTTGGCTTGCATCCCTTCAGCGATGCCGAATGGCAGACCATCCACGATGATATTATCGCGGTGCTGCTGAGCTGA
- a CDS encoding glycosyltransferase family 2 protein produces the protein MTETVAVIMPAYRAQDTIGSSVASVLAQSYPHFQLLIVSDDGVDYAELLGRQGIADKRILQLSSGVVGGGASAARNLALEASSAPYVAILDADDRFKPEKLALAVAALADHAIVSTALDVMSDSFVHLRHVAMGPDRLVRAGAHKWLNLSMDSMIVWDRRCTDGRYDTTISNMTDLELLLQLYRGVPQSWHLGTPLHDYIKRSSSMSNGANVAAGMIASKTVILGRVEAGYYGLPEADAVEVARFLRISLEAEKLYGDALAAQPGLLFEDHLEPMLGRG, from the coding sequence ATGACTGAAACTGTCGCCGTGATCATGCCGGCCTATCGGGCCCAGGATACAATCGGGTCCAGCGTTGCCAGCGTGCTGGCGCAAAGCTATCCGCATTTCCAATTGCTGATCGTCAGCGATGACGGGGTCGACTATGCCGAATTGCTGGGCAGGCAGGGCATTGCCGATAAACGTATATTACAGCTCTCGAGCGGCGTGGTGGGCGGCGGGGCCTCGGCGGCCCGCAATCTGGCGCTTGAGGCCAGCTCGGCGCCCTATGTGGCGATTCTGGATGCCGACGACCGCTTCAAGCCGGAAAAACTGGCGCTGGCCGTGGCGGCTTTGGCCGATCACGCCATTGTCAGCACGGCGCTCGATGTGATGAGCGATAGTTTCGTGCATCTGCGCCATGTCGCAATGGGGCCGGACCGGCTGGTCCGGGCCGGGGCGCATAAATGGCTGAACCTTTCGATGGATTCGATGATCGTGTGGGACCGCCGGTGCACCGACGGGCGCTATGATACCACCATCAGCAATATGACCGATCTCGAATTGCTGCTGCAGCTCTATCGGGGGGTGCCGCAATCCTGGCATCTGGGCACGCCGCTGCATGATTATATCAAGCGATCGAGTTCGATGAGCAATGGCGCCAATGTCGCGGCGGGAATGATCGCCAGCAAGACCGTGATTCTGGGCCGCGTGGAGGCGGGCTATTACGGACTGCCGGAAGCGGACGCGGTGGAAGTCGCGCGGTTCCTGCGCATTTCGCTTGAGGCGGAGAAGCTCTATGGCGACGCGCTGGCGGCACAGCCGGGACTGTTGTTCGAGGATCATCTGGAGCCGATGTTGGGTCGGGGCTGA
- a CDS encoding Hsp20 family protein: MSRISVFSAPFLLGFDAFEERVDRLAKSADGYPPYNIERTQDDTGTEQFLVSIAVAGFAVDELEVIAEDNQIIVRGRQKDEAGKQYLHRGIAARQFQRSFLLADGMIVKDATLGHGMLVVALERPQAPKIARRIDIRSV; encoded by the coding sequence ATGTCGCGTATTTCGGTGTTTTCCGCCCCATTTCTCCTCGGCTTTGATGCCTTTGAGGAACGAGTTGATCGGCTGGCCAAGTCCGCCGACGGCTACCCGCCCTATAATATCGAGCGAACTCAAGATGATACGGGAACCGAACAGTTTCTCGTCTCCATCGCGGTCGCCGGTTTTGCGGTTGATGAGCTCGAAGTGATCGCCGAGGACAATCAGATCATTGTCCGTGGCCGGCAGAAGGATGAGGCTGGAAAGCAGTATCTGCATCGCGGTATCGCCGCGCGGCAGTTCCAGCGTTCCTTCCTTCTTGCTGATGGCATGATCGTGAAAGATGCAACTTTAGGGCACGGTATGCTCGTTGTTGCTCTTGAGCGCCCGCAAGCGCCAAAGATCGCCCGACGTATCGACATTCGCTCAGTTTGA
- a CDS encoding DUF1150 family protein encodes MYEKRNDAPATDAPVHPLRGLTPAQFMALGGDAVVYVRPVDGQTLSTMIADAQFDDDELYQLVMSADGTPLLVTDTEDAVADWLGDKNLGLATVH; translated from the coding sequence ATGTATGAAAAACGCAATGATGCGCCCGCTACGGACGCGCCCGTCCATCCCCTCAGGGGCTTGACCCCTGCCCAGTTCATGGCTCTGGGCGGCGATGCCGTCGTCTATGTGCGCCCGGTCGACGGGCAGACCCTTTCGACCATGATTGCGGACGCCCAGTTCGACGATGATGAACTCTACCAGCTGGTCATGTCGGCCGATGGAACGCCACTTCTCGTCACCGACACGGAAGATGCCGTGGCTGATTGGCTGGGCGACAAGAATCTGGGCCTCGCCACGGTGCATTAG
- a CDS encoding PTS sugar transporter subunit IIA, whose protein sequence is MELSDILAERAVLSCTSLKSKRQLFEQLAAKAAEMTGRPVEDICSAITSREELGSTGLGNGIAIPHGKIAGLDGVTAVFARLDDPIEFDAVDDQPVDIVMMLLAPAGAGADHLKALSRVARLLRTESVVDDLRRTDDPHRLYQLLTSPLEGHYAA, encoded by the coding sequence ATGGAATTGTCCGATATCCTGGCGGAACGGGCAGTGCTTTCTTGCACGAGCCTGAAATCAAAACGCCAGTTGTTTGAACAGCTTGCCGCAAAGGCAGCCGAGATGACCGGGCGCCCGGTCGAAGACATCTGTTCCGCCATCACCAGCCGGGAAGAACTCGGCTCCACTGGCCTGGGCAATGGCATTGCCATTCCCCATGGCAAGATTGCGGGCCTTGATGGGGTCACTGCCGTGTTCGCGCGGCTGGACGATCCCATTGAGTTCGACGCGGTCGATGACCAGCCTGTGGATATCGTGATGATGCTGCTGGCCCCTGCCGGGGCCGGCGCCGACCACCTCAAGGCCCTGTCGCGGGTGGCGCGCCTGTTGCGCACCGAAAGCGTGGTGGACGATCTGCGGCGAACCGATGATCCGCACCGGCTCTATCAATTGCTGACCAGCCCGCTCGAAGGCCATTACGCCGCCTGA
- a CDS encoding ribosome hibernation promotion factor produces MTLRISGKNMDVGDALRGKAADHFATVVGKYFDGGYDGHLTLTPDGIGFRADCVVHLDTGATLQASAQGGDATSAYEIMALNIEKRLRRYNRKLKSHRKGPNGVSDGVTAQYTVFGAGDEFDELDADYAPPVIAETTKNLRQMSVEEAVMELDLTGGQVVMFRHAGHGGLNVVYRRSDGNIGWIDPALGTN; encoded by the coding sequence ATGACCTTACGCATTTCGGGAAAGAACATGGATGTGGGCGATGCGCTGCGCGGCAAGGCGGCGGATCATTTCGCCACGGTCGTCGGGAAATATTTCGACGGCGGCTATGACGGCCACCTGACCCTTACCCCCGACGGCATCGGCTTCCGCGCGGATTGCGTGGTGCATCTGGATACCGGCGCGACCTTGCAGGCCAGCGCCCAGGGCGGCGACGCCACATCGGCCTATGAAATCATGGCGCTCAATATCGAAAAACGGCTGCGCCGCTACAATCGCAAGCTCAAGTCCCACCGCAAGGGACCCAATGGCGTTTCGGACGGGGTGACCGCGCAATATACCGTGTTTGGGGCGGGGGATGAGTTCGACGAATTGGACGCCGATTACGCGCCCCCGGTGATCGCCGAGACCACCAAGAACCTGCGCCAGATGAGCGTGGAAGAGGCGGTGATGGAGCTCGATCTGACCGGCGGCCAGGTGGTGATGTTCCGCCATGCTGGACATGGCGGGCTAAATGTGGTTTACCGCCGCTCCGACGGCAATATTGGGTGGATCGATCCCGCCCTCGGGACCAATTGA